The nucleotide window ATATTTCGGGCGATTGAACTGCAGAATGTGTGCTTTGAAGGCTCTCAGGTTTTCTGAGCTTACTTGTGTTTTTCTAGCTGTGCAGAACTGATGGGCTGACTGTTTGCCTTATCCATGATCGTAGGTAGTTCCGGCATATAATTCAGTTCGACTAATGTTGAAGTTTGTATTACAGTCCTTTGAGCATATTAGCTGTTTTTTCAGGTGAAACACATCTTGGCATGACCCATAATGCTATGAGAAGTTCACCTTCTAGACGTCAATGATGGTGACACAGAGTATCTAAATCTCTGCGGGAAAATGCATACACCAAAGGTACATTGCTTTCTACCCTAATTTTTATTTTCACATAGTTATTGCTTCTTTTTGTAGGATCTTCAGCTAAAACTCTTATTTGATTAATGAGGCAGAATATGTTATTGCCATAACAAATGTATTGCTTCTTGACCCTTTCTTGGGCTAGCTTTGGCAGCCAGGATTTGTTAGCCTTTTATCCCTGAAATAATTGGCATTCATGTTAAAAGTCCTTCACTTGAGGAGCTATTTAAATGCAGGAACCTCCAATAGTTCCATGAAACCATTACATCGTGCCTCATTTTCATTTAATTGGGTGGCAACGTATTGAGGAGTGAAAATTACAATTGATGCTAATCAGAACATGAATGCGAGTCTTATAAATGGATTTCACTTCACATATCCTACAATAGTTTCTAGAGAATAGCCTTGAAGCTAAAATTCTTTaatagaaagaaaacaaaaatttctTCATGAATATCCTCATCTTTTCTTACACAGTCGAGCATTCTACCAGATATCTTTTCTGCCCTTTTTTTCATAGGTAAGGATGAAGACGAgtgtaataaataaataaaaaattctttCCACTCTGGTAGAAGCTAGTAAATACGAAGTATACTAAATAGGTGACCAAATCTACTCCAGAAAATAAATGAATTATAATTGGCCGCACTCCATCTTAAACATCTGTATCTATTGATGCTTTCAGATTCAAAAAGCCTCGGGACCAAGGTGAGTGAAGTGTGAGCTTTGATAAGCTTCTTGCAGCATCTCACTGTCATCGTATGAATCCCGATATGTATCCAAGTTTATATCTGCATTTCTTAGTGCTGATAGGCAGAGTTCTTTCCTCCATTCTTCTAAGTGTGGGAATCCTATGTAGTCTGCATATTTGTCACAATACTGCCAAAGAAAATTATTCAAACACAACATATAAATACGGTGCAAAGGCTCTGAAATATCCTTTTTGTTGTAGAATTTGGATTAAGTGTTGTACCTCAAAGTTAGCAATATCATGGGTATTATGCTTTGGAATGCCAGCAACTTCTCTTGAACGATAAAACTCCTTGATGGACTGCATCATTTCATCCCATGATGGCAGTGTTCTTTTCCCAGACAGCAGCTGAGCAATCCATTTTGCTTGTGACTCAAAGAAAGGAAACCCTATAAGCTACATCATAAATAAGAGAGTGAGAATCTATTAAAATTGATTTATCCTCCCAAAACAAAACTTGATTGATTAATGCTTGGTTATAGAAATGCGTAGGAGTTAACAGTTGAAGTGGTTTACCTTTCGGGGTATGCCAATGAAGGATAGAGAGGGTGCAAGAGAAGGGGGGAAGGTATGCTCGTAAAGGGGCCCCACTCTGTCATCATCAACTACTACAGTTCCTTTGGTGTCAAGAAATGGAAAGGAGTAGGAGTACCTGCAGAAACATACCAACTTGGATCTGTCATTATCAATATTCTTTTCACTTTAAGACAAGACCGCGTCTAAGCACTGCCTAGTTCAATATTATGAATCTTGATATATATTCTTGTAAATAAGAATATTAAAAAATGTTTGAAAAACTATGATCAAAGTAAACAATGACTCCTCAACTAACAATTGCCATACAAAATGAAGCAGAAGAAATATTAGAATATCTAGTGTGATTGCTTGGGTTTATCTTTTCAACCTTCCTTTTTTAGTTTCTAATGTCTAAGAATAAAACACTTACCCTGTACAGTATATGATAGTGTCTGCAACGACTGAAGTGCCATCTTCGAACAAAACCCTCCCGTCTTCATGTAATGAATCTATCTACATTTTCATTTTGGATCAGTATTTTATTTGAATAATCAGTATTTTCATTGTCCGATTTCTAACAACAAACCTGAGGACGAAGATGTAAATTATTGTGCTTGGATATAACTTTAGACAATCCTTCAGAAACGTCAACAGATTTGGCGCTGAGATAGATCTCCTTTGCCACATCTACAAGCTCCATTCCTATATCTTGGCCACTTAGTGAGTTTCCAACCACCACAACCACCTGAAGTTAAAAACAGTTAGCAAGTTGTACGGGGCAAGATTCAGAACTTTGTTTCAAACCAAAGTTAACACTTCTTTTAAGAGTAAACTTAGATGCTGCTCcacaagtggcaactctgaacttttttgtatattttattcgAATACATGCACTGGAATTCGAATTATGACAACGTGAgatgttaattaattattttttctggCTAGTATTGCAacagaattattatttaaaatagaaaaaggaaaaagtgaATCCAACTATTCATCTCTATGATTGTATAgagatgaaaaaggaaaaagtgaATTTTTGCATTACCTCATCCTGAAAGGGGTTTGGAACCCTGTAAATGTGGCTATGCATCTGCTTTCTTCTCCATGCATCCATTCCTTATAAAACGAAACAGATAAAAAGCCTTTAATGTCACTCTTACACTattgaataagaagaaaataagtaAATATCAGAACACAAATAGTGTTTATGCAAGTATGTAATACATGCTGTAACTTTGATAAAAAGGTCTTATGGTTTTATTGTTAACTGTACTTTGACATGACCTGACTATGAAGAAGTTGCTTTGATTGATAAAGTTAGTTATAACTCCTGGATTTTCGTTGCCACTTTTCATGGTATGAAATATATATACGATCAATGCACAAAACTTAAACTCGAGTGAGAAAAATATGGAGAGTTTGACAAACCTTTAATATTTGGCAACCTTGGTTGAGAGTAATGACCAGTTGCAACAACCACAGCATCAAAGACTTCCTCCACCCCCATCTCAGACTCCTTCTCTTTGCTCTTCACAATCCATCTCAAATCCTTACCAAACTCAGGATAATTCATCATCCCCACATGCTCAACCTTAGTATTGAACCTTATCATCTCCCTTAATCCAAAGTATTCACAAAAATCTTTTAAATACAAGAGAAGTTCCCTATGGCCAGGAAATCTCCTTGAATCCCTCCCTGTCTTTACCACAAATGGAAAATCAGTAAATCCCATGATCTCTCTTGGAGAAATGAGCCTTAATGATGCATAAATACTGCTATGTACATTTTGGACATTAGTCCTTCCTAAAGGATCTTCATGTtcaactttaggttcatatagCCATTGCCCTCCTACATCATGGTTTTGTTCTAAAACCACCACATTGTGCCCTTCCTTCCTTAGCTCCCTTGCAGCCACCAATCCCGACGGTCCGGCACCGATCACGCACACATTCTTGGACAAATTTCTCTCAGAAACCATGGTTGGTATTCAGAACTCTTGGAAGAAATGCAGTAATTTCTCGTGTTTTATGTTTATTGAGATTAAAAATGAAGTGAAGAGTTTATATATAGGCGAAGTAACTTGGAACTAAAAGAAAATGAGACTGATTAGCTATTATAATATCTTATAAGTTTGCTGGGAAGGAGAGACACGTGACTAAATAATAATTTGGTTGGCGTATGTCTCGAAATTGCTCTTGTATGTCTCGATCGGAAAGTTTACTCCTTTTGTTTGATTTATTGAGTTGGCATTAATTTTGAGTCATTAATTCTACTTTTATTCATTTCTTCTTCCGgtttattttaattgattttttgattgtttttacacatattaaggaattcactttttagcattaattaattaataaaatttaccatattaaccttaatttattTGTTGAAACTATAACAAATACTTCTAGGCTCTTTACTCCAACGACAACATATCTGATAAATCAAATATTATAGACCGtaaaaaaaggccaaaaaatcaattaaagtagaCCGGATGGAGTAATAAAAAAAGAAGGGGTAAGTTTTCTTccttttaccttttaattttttcCTCCAAGAACTCTTCTAGCTTTAATTAAaaggaagaaattttcccaaaatGTATGGTAGGGGAACTTGGCGTTAAGCAGAAGGCTCCCATTTTGATAACTTACATCTAAAGGTCCACAAAGCTACCAAAAGATTGGGCAGTTTAAAAAGAAGCCACTTGTTTAGCTCTTAGCTGTTTTTATGATTTCTAATTTTCTACTACTGCTGTGACGTGCATGGGGTGCGACCCACTTCTTTTAATTACTAATAATGATACCCTATAGACTTAGGTGATTTGGTGGGGTACTTAAAAACATTCCTTTAGAGTCTTTCTAATTTACattatgggtgtgtttggtataacggaaaatgttttccaagaaaatattttcttggaaaatagagagtaatttaatttattttttgatgTTTGGTAcgcgaattaaggaaaataacttctcaagagtattcataaataatttagatacaataaacatgaagccataaactttcgaatCAACAATCTTCCGaacttacaaatttcataaacttttgaaccgctaaactttcgaaatcgcgaactttcgaacccgtaaacttcaaaacacataaacctccgaacttaTAACTTTGGAACTCgtaaaatttcgaacctgtaaaccgaaagatgaaaaaactaaaactgaaaatatattaaaaaaatattttttgagggAGGAGGGGtgtgcagaaaaacaaaaaaaaaacagaaatttgaaattacaaaaaaaaaataaaaaaaattgtgcgAGGGGGCCTTATGTTTGAATACTTCCTTTAGGCGGCTAGaaggggggtgggggtgggggtggggggggggggttgtgtgcggaaaaacgaaaaaaaatagaaatttaaaattacaaaaaaaaaagtttaaaaaaaactttttgttGTGCGGGGTGGGGAAGTGGGTGGtgtaaaaaaacgaaaatcagaaatttgagaaggagttttggaaaatgttttcccttcttttgataaagaattttcctccaattggaggaaaatgagttcaaaaggaaaatattttttaaaacatttaagccaatcaatgaaaaaattgaaaaatattttcgttcgtaccaaacacaccctatatCCTATATCAGTAGTTGTTAACTGACACATCTAATATAAAATACATACATAAAACGTTTGCGATTACACGTGGATATATAGAGAATTTGAGTGGAATAAATAGATCTTATAACATGTTAAAATTACCTAGAGTTTTGGGGGCCATGGACCCCTCGAGCCATGGGATATATAGCTCAACTATTGTAATCCACGAGGAGTATCTGTTATACTATCATTATTTCTTTCATATTAAAATTTAACCTCTCAATTATTTGAATAGAATTTCTTATATTTATAAATACTCTGTAAAAAGACCATATAATTAATAagcgtgagagagagagagagtgatgcTTGACTTGGAGTCTTGGACAAATCGATTGAAGTGTTCATTTAAAAGGACGGTTTGAAATTATATACTGTATTACTGTTACCCGtttattacaataaatttatTCTTAACAAGTAATAAACTTAGGGGCCGTTTGTTAGGATGCATTGGATAAGCTAATGTATGCATTaactttgtgtattaataatacattgtttggtagacattttgaacctatgcattagttatacatctatttggtattatcctatgcataactaatgcatagaaaacaataatattagcaatgcaatgggttttaatgcatgcattagcttagttaaagacaaaattatccttcaaaatttatgcttgattaaaatatactagttagtatattaatgcaagttcaaaataatccaaatagtgagaaataaaattatatccctagtaaataaataaatatttaacatattt belongs to Nicotiana tabacum cultivar K326 chromosome 6, ASM71507v2, whole genome shotgun sequence and includes:
- the LOC107776582 gene encoding flavin-containing monooxygenase FMO GS-OX-like 9, translating into MVSERNLSKNVCVIGAGPSGLVAARELRKEGHNVVVLEQNHDVGGQWLYEPKVEHEDPLGRTNVQNVHSSIYASLRLISPREIMGFTDFPFVVKTGRDSRRFPGHRELLLYLKDFCEYFGLREMIRFNTKVEHVGMMNYPEFGKDLRWIVKSKEKESEMGVEEVFDAVVVATGHYSQPRLPNIKGMDAWRRKQMHSHIYRVPNPFQDEVVVVVGNSLSGQDIGMELVDVAKEIYLSAKSVDVSEGLSKVISKHNNLHLRPQIDSLHEDGRVLFEDGTSVVADTIIYCTGYSYSFPFLDTKGTVVVDDDRVGPLYEHTFPPSLAPSLSFIGIPRKLIGFPFFESQAKWIAQLLSGKRTLPSWDEMMQSIKEFYRSREVAGIPKHNTHDIANFEYCDKYADYIGFPHLEEWRKELCLSALRNADINLDTYRDSYDDSEMLQEAYQSSHFTHLGPEAF